A single genomic interval of Chloracidobacterium validum harbors:
- a CDS encoding M28 family metallopeptidase, producing the protein MLHRPVTRLFTIALGCVALLGSGRFFPAAGVATPTRFPAASLSPLESQLLSVPDSARARQTLRALTAKPHLAGTPEDYATALYVRDELAKAGFQSELVEYDVYLPRPKSRRVEMTAPTKYRCRLTEPTLPDDPDSASPLAVPTFAAWSPSAKVEAPVVYANYGLPRDYAVLDQLGVSVRGKIVLVRYGECYRGVKAQVAQARGAAGLLVYSDPKDDGYVQGKTYPDGPWRTDNCVQRGSYRAFTQSPGDPLTPGRPSKKGVPRLSPKAAGLPQIPIQPLSYRDALPILESLQGPVAPKEWIGGLPIEYRIGDGATRARMVLEMDYRQRTIWNVIGTLPGHVLPDEWILLGNHRDAWVYGAVDPSSGTTAMLEVARAFGELRKTGWQPQRTIKLCSWDAEEYGLIGSTEWVEEHLGELREKAVCYLNVDSAVSGDNFRASAVPSLWEIAKSVLRDTPDSSGTRSLYDNWRAQDKNATEVRFGKLGSGSDYAPFLQLAGIACLDMASTGSYGVYHSTYDSFRWMEKFGDPLFTRHTAMARGWALLAFRLSESARIELNLLDYAREIERLAQALAQEHPKLDAAALLDAARDLATAAEAFETEADTKATLAARNRQRRQFEGFLLTPDGLPKRLDARHVIYAPGVFTGYGAEVFSGIRYALERDDAEDIVHATTQVVAALKQAAQALHGEK; encoded by the coding sequence ATGCTGCATCGCCCTGTGACTCGCCTGTTCACCATTGCCCTTGGTTGCGTGGCCCTGCTTGGGAGCGGAAGGTTCTTCCCGGCGGCTGGGGTCGCCACGCCCACGCGCTTCCCGGCTGCCTCACTTTCGCCGCTCGAAAGCCAGCTCTTGTCCGTTCCCGATTCGGCGCGCGCGCGCCAGACGCTCCGCGCGCTCACGGCCAAACCACACCTGGCCGGCACGCCGGAGGATTATGCCACGGCGCTTTATGTGCGTGACGAACTGGCCAAAGCCGGTTTCCAGTCCGAGTTGGTTGAGTATGACGTTTACTTGCCGCGTCCCAAGTCACGGCGGGTCGAAATGACCGCGCCGACCAAGTATCGCTGTCGCCTCACCGAGCCGACGCTGCCTGACGATCCCGACTCGGCTTCCCCGCTTGCGGTGCCGACGTTTGCGGCCTGGTCGCCCTCGGCCAAGGTGGAAGCGCCGGTGGTGTATGCCAACTACGGCTTGCCCCGCGACTATGCCGTGCTTGATCAGCTTGGCGTCAGCGTACGGGGCAAGATCGTGCTGGTGCGCTACGGCGAGTGCTACCGGGGCGTCAAGGCGCAGGTCGCCCAGGCGCGCGGCGCGGCGGGACTGCTGGTTTATTCCGACCCAAAAGATGATGGCTACGTGCAGGGCAAAACCTATCCTGACGGACCGTGGCGGACGGACAACTGTGTTCAGCGCGGCAGTTACCGGGCGTTTACCCAATCGCCGGGCGACCCGCTGACGCCGGGGCGTCCGTCCAAAAAAGGCGTGCCACGTCTATCACCCAAGGCGGCCGGACTCCCCCAAATTCCCATCCAGCCGCTTTCTTACCGTGACGCCCTGCCAATTCTGGAAAGCCTGCAGGGTCCGGTAGCGCCCAAGGAATGGATTGGGGGATTGCCGATTGAGTACCGGATTGGCGATGGCGCAACGCGCGCGCGGATGGTGCTGGAAATGGACTACCGCCAACGCACCATCTGGAATGTCATCGGCACGCTGCCGGGTCACGTCCTGCCTGACGAATGGATCCTGCTTGGCAACCATCGCGACGCCTGGGTGTATGGCGCCGTGGACCCATCGAGCGGCACAACGGCCATGCTCGAAGTCGCGCGCGCCTTTGGCGAACTGCGAAAAACCGGCTGGCAACCCCAACGCACCATCAAGCTCTGTAGCTGGGACGCCGAAGAGTATGGATTGATTGGTTCGACGGAATGGGTCGAGGAACACCTGGGTGAGCTGCGCGAAAAAGCAGTTTGCTACCTCAACGTGGATAGCGCTGTCAGCGGCGATAACTTCCGCGCCAGCGCCGTGCCGAGCCTGTGGGAGATTGCGAAGTCGGTACTGCGGGACACGCCTGATTCGAGCGGCACGCGCAGCTTGTATGACAATTGGCGCGCCCAAGATAAAAACGCCACCGAAGTTCGCTTTGGCAAATTGGGGAGCGGTTCAGACTACGCGCCGTTTCTCCAGTTGGCGGGCATTGCTTGCCTGGATATGGCGTCAACCGGGAGCTATGGGGTCTATCACTCGACCTACGACAGTTTCCGCTGGATGGAAAAGTTCGGCGATCCGCTCTTTACCCGTCACACCGCCATGGCGCGCGGGTGGGCCCTGCTGGCTTTTCGGCTCTCGGAATCGGCGCGCATCGAACTCAACCTGCTGGATTACGCCCGTGAGATCGAGCGACTCGCCCAAGCGCTGGCCCAGGAGCATCCGAAGCTCGATGCGGCGGCGCTGCTCGATGCGGCCCGTGACTTGGCAACGGCGGCTGAAGCTTTTGAGACCGAGGCGGACACCAAAGCCACACTGGCAGCGCGCAATCGGCAGCGCCGGCAGTTCGAGGGTTTTCTTCTGACGCCAGATGGCTTGCCGAAACGCCTTGACGCCCGCCACGTCATCTATGCGCCAGGCGTTTTTACAGGCTATGGCGCGGAGGTGTTTTCCGGTATCCGCTACGCGCTGGAACGGGACGACGCCGAGGACATCGTCCATGCCACCACGCAAGTAGTGGCCGCGCTGAAGCAGGCGGCGCAAGCCCTCCACGGCGAAAAGTAG
- a CDS encoding tetratricopeptide repeat protein, which translates to MVRQVRRWRPDWLPLWVWWLAGIYLLGVQLAAPTVRASEPSSVAEMLAAAQAARNTQAYLIAARYAEQAIQLGTSETQADALAELGLIYLTAECLEPAADYFQTLARRFPDDPRGLTGLATVALAQGRLDDCEQQLKTLLTRYPNTAGVHVVGARLFIERNQVSEARHHAEQAVALAPEHPEALAALCAVRVMERKPQDVRQLAERILERQPNNIRVRRTYSQYIRSQKAHPVPPAEARVAYAAAQAARQQHDIAAATRYLDQALTHYPDFFAALLSRAALAIEREDIERAEALARRALALDPHHPLPHLQLSLVNLARHEMAARELGARIPDVDFHGAPTTIADIETVFPNIETLTPRQKQIVLGTVAPLAHLLPKLQRCGAKHWILPLDRQLGDLPGCAPLAERATFDGRYYGSLRGVGGVVTVSGIETLRAVEHGGFNTLAHEFAHQIHSCALDTATLDRIEKLYDAAVREGRALDYYAASDKFEYFAQGYEAYVSTVKRRPASPTAGHTRADLARRDPKLFALFEELTQRGTVSAETTPRRR; encoded by the coding sequence GTGGTTCGTCAAGTCCGCAGGTGGCGTCCCGACTGGCTTCCACTTTGGGTGTGGTGGCTGGCGGGTATCTATTTGCTGGGGGTCCAGCTAGCCGCGCCTACCGTCCGGGCAAGCGAGCCGTCGAGCGTCGCCGAGATGCTGGCAGCCGCACAAGCTGCCCGTAATACCCAAGCCTATCTGATTGCCGCGCGTTATGCCGAACAGGCGATTCAGCTCGGCACTTCGGAGACTCAGGCAGATGCCCTCGCCGAACTTGGACTCATTTACCTGACAGCCGAGTGCCTTGAGCCGGCTGCCGACTACTTTCAAACCCTGGCGCGCCGTTTTCCAGACGACCCACGGGGACTGACCGGACTTGCCACGGTGGCGCTTGCGCAGGGGCGACTCGACGACTGTGAACAGCAACTAAAAACACTGCTAACGCGGTATCCCAACACGGCCGGAGTACACGTCGTTGGGGCGCGACTCTTTATCGAGCGCAATCAGGTGTCAGAAGCTCGCCATCATGCCGAGCAGGCGGTGGCCCTTGCGCCTGAACACCCGGAAGCTCTGGCTGCGTTGTGCGCCGTTCGCGTCATGGAGCGCAAGCCGCAAGACGTTCGCCAACTGGCCGAACGCATCTTGGAACGCCAACCCAATAACATCCGTGTTCGCCGGACGTACTCACAGTACATCCGCAGCCAGAAGGCACACCCAGTCCCACCGGCGGAAGCGCGGGTGGCCTACGCGGCCGCGCAAGCCGCCCGCCAGCAACATGACATAGCCGCCGCGACCCGATACCTTGACCAAGCCCTCACCCACTACCCGGATTTCTTTGCCGCCCTGCTCAGTCGCGCCGCGCTGGCCATTGAGCGGGAAGACATCGAGCGCGCGGAGGCCCTGGCCCGGCGGGCGCTCGCGCTTGACCCGCATCACCCGCTTCCCCACTTACAGTTGAGCCTCGTCAACCTGGCGCGGCACGAGATGGCGGCGCGTGAACTTGGCGCGCGCATTCCCGATGTTGACTTTCACGGCGCGCCAACGACGATTGCGGACATCGAGACCGTTTTTCCCAACATTGAAACGCTCACGCCGCGCCAAAAGCAGATCGTCCTGGGGACAGTTGCTCCGCTGGCGCATTTACTGCCAAAGCTTCAACGATGCGGGGCCAAGCACTGGATACTTCCCCTCGACCGGCAACTTGGCGACCTGCCGGGCTGCGCGCCGCTAGCCGAACGCGCAACTTTCGACGGTCGGTACTATGGCAGCCTGCGCGGCGTTGGCGGCGTCGTGACGGTTTCCGGCATCGAGACCTTGCGGGCCGTCGAACACGGTGGCTTCAATACGCTGGCGCATGAGTTTGCCCACCAGATTCATAGCTGCGCCCTCGACACCGCGACGCTTGACCGGATCGAAAAGCTTTATGATGCTGCCGTTCGTGAAGGTCGCGCGCTGGACTACTACGCGGCCTCTGACAAGTTTGAGTACTTTGCGCAGGGCTACGAAGCCTATGTCTCTACGGTCAAGCGGCGGCCGGCGAGTCCAACGGCCGGACATACCCGCGCCGACCTCGCCCGCCGCGACCCCAAGCTCTTTGCCCTCTTTGAAGAACTCACCCAACGTGGCACCGTCAGCGCGGAAACCACACCACGTCGCCGCTAG
- a CDS encoding TonB-dependent receptor yields MALWLGYPALVSAQGTTSRLTGTVRDPSGALVAGARVTLTNEGTNATFEAQTSDSGVYVFDSVQVGVYSVTVEASGFKRLVLKGNNVNVGQPTTVNATLEVGGTEEVVEVTDAAERIQTSSSGNLGNLVERQAIVALPIVGSRGRNPLDFINFQPGVVTGANTGGGVHVHGARDRAVNFTLDGIDTNETSAGGSNFSPTRVNPDALAEFRVITSNPSAENGRSSGAQVNMITRSGTNEFHGTAFWFYQTPGFNANEYENNLNRIVKRQFVQHIAGGSLGGPIVRNRLFFFTNFQALRASEGRPVTRLVYTQTARQGIFRYVIGGRNLPFGAAGASVDANGNPVPGLNLGSYNIGMMDPQGLGLDPTIRRVIDLTPLPNNFAVGDGLNTAGFLFNARGREQQEDYVTKVDYVISDRQTIFARVSWGRQDSLGDFANAGPAAFPGTARLVDTRRSPRNVAINHRWSPTSSLTNEFVVGLNRFTFSFDNPDPEFATNPPVTLNDVTTPTSNLAPVINRRALTTFQFVDNLTYVRGAHTIKAGMNLRFGRHIDRRTSVAGLNTQPAANFSTAINTVSVAAFGIPGNINTAFDLPLLQRTINNLLGRVGRVSQAFVSIGNQYGPPGTVFTADARYPEYDFYVQDTWRLRPNLTIDYGLRWEIRPAFQEPRRLAVPDQRLVFGAPPTNTARWVNGEAFSDDLNNFGPSVGVAWDPFKDGKTSIRANYRLAYDRLNTFLASSFLLPTVPGATLGVINDTFGQGGGRLRNLPTLAPPAGVSPDTLRQPPAFSANAITVFDPNYRTPKVHQWALSIQRDLGWGLVIEANYIGRHGNGLLGGYNANQVKIFENGFLDAFNTLRPCAVSGTFTPACNSALINQLLANPNGSQTTINNFRSAIVNNSVAGLATSLAQQIGANLPARGFSPFFFFDFPQYTGGVSVVDNFDFSNYHAAELQLSRRFRDGLSFQISYTLAKSLDTRSFDPTFTVAAAGAVQSASSTPFDLRNRRINYARSDFDRTHALQGNFVYELPFGRGRQYANSLNPVIDQVIGGWMVAGVLRLTSGRPFTVFSGANTLSNAVQSFANCNGCSRSLGSVRQESGTNFYFTADERTRFSIPAPGTLGNTGRNFFNGPGFFQLDLTVAKSFRIIEGVNLQYRLEMQNATNTPSFAFPVTTVTAGTFGQIRDAVVSGARRIQMALKFTF; encoded by the coding sequence TTGGCGTTATGGCTCGGTTACCCGGCCCTGGTCAGTGCCCAGGGGACGACATCCCGGCTCACTGGCACGGTCCGTGACCCATCGGGGGCGTTGGTCGCTGGTGCGCGCGTCACGCTGACCAACGAAGGCACAAATGCCACGTTTGAGGCGCAGACCAGCGACAGCGGCGTCTATGTCTTTGATTCAGTGCAAGTCGGCGTCTATAGCGTGACGGTCGAAGCCAGCGGCTTCAAGCGGCTGGTGTTGAAGGGAAACAACGTCAATGTCGGCCAGCCGACAACCGTCAACGCGACGCTGGAAGTTGGCGGCACAGAGGAAGTTGTGGAAGTGACCGATGCCGCGGAGCGTATTCAGACCAGTAGCTCCGGCAACCTGGGCAATCTTGTCGAACGGCAGGCCATCGTTGCCCTGCCCATTGTGGGTTCCCGCGGGCGCAATCCGCTTGATTTCATCAACTTTCAGCCTGGCGTCGTCACTGGCGCGAATACCGGCGGCGGTGTTCACGTCCACGGCGCGCGCGACCGCGCAGTGAACTTCACCCTGGATGGCATTGACACCAATGAAACCAGCGCCGGTGGGTCAAACTTTTCCCCGACGCGCGTCAATCCCGATGCCTTGGCCGAGTTTCGCGTCATCACGAGCAACCCATCGGCCGAGAACGGACGCAGCAGCGGCGCACAGGTCAACATGATCACACGCTCTGGGACAAACGAGTTTCACGGCACGGCCTTTTGGTTCTACCAAACGCCGGGCTTCAATGCGAATGAGTACGAAAACAACCTCAACCGGATCGTCAAGCGGCAGTTCGTGCAACACATTGCCGGCGGCAGTCTCGGCGGACCGATTGTTCGGAATCGGCTGTTTTTCTTCACCAACTTTCAGGCACTGCGCGCCAGTGAGGGGCGTCCGGTGACGCGCCTGGTCTATACCCAGACGGCGCGTCAGGGTATTTTCCGCTACGTCATTGGTGGACGCAATTTGCCGTTTGGCGCGGCTGGGGCTTCGGTAGATGCCAACGGCAATCCGGTGCCCGGCCTCAACCTTGGTTCATACAATATCGGCATGATGGATCCGCAGGGGCTTGGGTTGGACCCCACCATTCGGCGTGTCATTGACTTGACGCCGTTGCCGAACAATTTCGCGGTTGGGGACGGCCTCAATACAGCCGGCTTCCTGTTCAACGCCCGTGGGCGTGAGCAGCAGGAAGATTATGTGACTAAAGTCGATTACGTCATCAGTGACCGGCAAACCATTTTCGCGCGAGTCTCGTGGGGGCGGCAGGATTCGCTGGGCGATTTTGCCAACGCCGGCCCCGCGGCGTTTCCCGGTACCGCGCGGTTGGTGGACACCCGCCGCAGTCCACGCAATGTCGCTATCAACCATCGTTGGTCGCCAACAAGCAGTTTGACGAATGAGTTTGTCGTTGGACTGAATCGTTTCACCTTTAGCTTTGACAACCCAGACCCAGAGTTTGCCACCAATCCGCCGGTCACGCTCAACGACGTGACGACGCCGACGTCAAACTTGGCTCCAGTCATCAACCGGCGCGCGCTGACCACGTTTCAGTTCGTGGACAACCTGACCTATGTGCGCGGCGCGCATACCATCAAAGCGGGTATGAACCTTCGGTTCGGTCGGCATATTGACCGCCGCACTTCGGTGGCCGGTCTGAACACGCAGCCGGCAGCGAACTTCAGCACGGCAATCAACACCGTGAGCGTGGCGGCCTTTGGCATTCCGGGCAACATCAATACCGCCTTTGATTTGCCGCTCTTGCAACGCACGATCAACAACTTGCTGGGGCGGGTCGGGCGCGTCTCGCAGGCGTTTGTCTCGATTGGGAATCAGTATGGTCCACCAGGCACTGTCTTCACTGCTGACGCGCGGTATCCAGAATATGACTTCTATGTACAAGACACTTGGCGGCTCCGGCCCAACTTGACCATTGACTACGGTTTACGGTGGGAAATCCGCCCGGCGTTTCAGGAGCCGCGGCGGTTGGCTGTGCCGGATCAGCGGCTGGTTTTTGGTGCGCCGCCAACCAACACGGCCCGGTGGGTCAATGGCGAAGCCTTTTCCGATGACCTGAACAACTTTGGGCCAAGTGTCGGGGTGGCCTGGGACCCCTTCAAGGATGGCAAAACCTCGATTCGCGCCAACTATCGGCTGGCCTACGACCGGCTCAACACCTTTTTGGCTTCCTCGTTCTTGCTGCCAACAGTTCCCGGTGCGACACTTGGCGTTATCAACGATACCTTTGGACAGGGCGGGGGACGGTTACGCAACCTGCCAACGCTCGCTCCGCCGGCCGGGGTTTCCCCGGACACGCTCCGGCAGCCGCCGGCCTTTTCCGCCAACGCCATCACGGTATTTGATCCCAACTACCGAACCCCAAAAGTTCACCAGTGGGCGCTGAGCATTCAGCGCGATCTGGGGTGGGGATTGGTCATTGAAGCCAACTACATTGGTCGCCATGGCAATGGGCTGTTGGGTGGCTATAACGCCAATCAGGTCAAGATTTTTGAAAACGGCTTTCTGGATGCCTTCAACACGCTGCGTCCGTGCGCGGTGTCGGGAACGTTTACGCCGGCCTGCAACAGCGCGCTCATCAATCAGTTGTTGGCAAATCCAAATGGCTCGCAGACCACGATCAACAATTTTCGCAGTGCCATCGTGAACAACAGCGTGGCCGGCTTGGCGACTTCGCTGGCCCAGCAGATTGGGGCCAACCTCCCGGCCCGTGGGTTTTCACCGTTCTTCTTCTTTGACTTTCCGCAGTACACTGGCGGCGTCTCCGTGGTGGACAACTTCGACTTCTCGAACTACCACGCGGCCGAGCTTCAGTTGTCACGACGGTTTCGGGATGGTCTGAGCTTCCAGATCAGCTACACGCTGGCCAAGTCACTCGATACCCGGTCATTTGATCCGACCTTTACCGTGGCAGCGGCTGGGGCGGTGCAATCAGCCAGCAGCACGCCGTTTGACCTGCGCAACCGGCGGATCAACTACGCCCGGTCAGATTTTGACCGGACGCACGCGCTTCAGGGTAATTTCGTTTACGAATTGCCCTTTGGACGTGGGCGGCAGTACGCCAATAGCCTCAATCCAGTGATTGACCAAGTCATCGGCGGCTGGATGGTCGCCGGGGTTCTGCGGCTGACTTCAGGGCGGCCGTTTACGGTCTTTTCCGGCGCCAACACGCTAAGCAACGCAGTTCAGTCGTTTGCCAACTGCAATGGCTGCTCACGGTCGCTGGGTTCGGTGCGTCAGGAGTCGGGGACAAACTTTTACTTCACGGCCGATGAGCGCACGCGCTTCAGTATCCCAGCGCCGGGAACGTTGGGAAACACGGGGCGGAACTTCTTCAACGGCCCGGGTTTCTTCCAGCTTGATCTGACCGTGGCCAAATCATTCCGCATCATTGAAGGCGTCAACCTGCAATACCGATTGGAGATGCAAAATGCCACCAACACGCCGTCCTTTGCTTTTCCTGTGACGACGGTAACCGCGGGGACGTTTGGTCAGATTCGGGATGCCGTGGTGAGCGGCGCGCGCCGGATTCAAATGGCGCTGAAGTTTACGTTCTAG
- a CDS encoding lysophospholipid acyltransferase family protein, whose amino-acid sequence MLWIIKLVVHALFRVVFTLEYTGVEHVPLTGSVILAGNHPSYLDPVLISLPVRRRIRFVAWDKLFTIPVLGPLIRFFGAFPVDTTKRDQQAFQQALQVLRDGDALGIFPEAGLSKEARMNALLKSGAARLALAAQCPLVPVTIAGARAAWPRHQWLPLPRKITVKYHPPIHPPRMDSALAPDEPAIAQALTEQLRQTIERRLLPALKVGAKRAELYGRPAWALRSFEYTPLWMWLVGLLLVGPSWSLTLPTAAYLGYVLLDIWYFPQQRLTKTLRDLALPLWLVAVYPWAVAMFIAPDAQARFLDAKAGVLGLVMASILFPFHWTSYYDTQRFMRGLTLGYLAVWWLEVIRPEPTGYGPHGLLLTFVVAYAVVIRPLHWPLVTAGTLTYLALFWLLSAEHWTLDMLYYAGAGLAVCGYVRAVKFTAHDGRLV is encoded by the coding sequence TTGCTCTGGATCATAAAGTTGGTTGTCCATGCGTTGTTTCGCGTGGTGTTTACACTCGAATATACCGGCGTTGAGCATGTTCCCCTGACGGGCAGCGTAATCTTGGCTGGAAACCATCCGAGTTACCTTGATCCGGTGCTTATTTCACTCCCGGTTCGGCGGCGGATTCGCTTTGTGGCATGGGACAAGTTGTTCACCATTCCGGTATTGGGTCCGCTGATCCGTTTTTTTGGGGCGTTTCCAGTTGATACCACGAAGCGCGACCAGCAAGCTTTCCAGCAGGCGCTTCAGGTGTTGCGCGATGGCGATGCGCTCGGGATTTTTCCCGAAGCCGGTCTTTCCAAGGAAGCCCGCATGAATGCGCTCTTGAAGTCAGGTGCGGCGCGGCTGGCGCTCGCTGCCCAGTGTCCACTCGTGCCGGTGACGATTGCCGGCGCGCGTGCGGCGTGGCCGCGTCATCAGTGGTTGCCCCTTCCGCGAAAGATCACGGTCAAGTACCACCCGCCCATCCACCCGCCACGGATGGATAGCGCGCTGGCGCCCGATGAGCCAGCGATTGCGCAGGCACTCACCGAGCAGCTCCGGCAGACCATCGAACGGCGACTGCTGCCGGCGCTCAAGGTGGGAGCCAAACGGGCTGAGCTGTATGGTCGCCCGGCTTGGGCGCTACGCTCATTCGAGTACACCCCGCTGTGGATGTGGCTGGTGGGTCTCCTGCTGGTCGGGCCGAGTTGGAGCTTGACGCTGCCGACGGCCGCTTATCTGGGCTACGTGCTGCTGGATATTTGGTATTTCCCGCAACAGCGACTGACCAAAACACTGCGGGATTTGGCCTTGCCGCTCTGGCTGGTGGCAGTCTATCCGTGGGCCGTTGCCATGTTTATCGCGCCCGATGCCCAAGCCCGTTTTCTCGATGCCAAGGCCGGGGTGCTCGGATTGGTCATGGCGAGCATCTTGTTTCCTTTCCACTGGACAAGTTACTACGACACGCAGCGTTTCATGCGGGGTCTCACGCTGGGCTACCTGGCCGTTTGGTGGCTGGAAGTCATTCGTCCTGAGCCGACGGGTTACGGTCCCCATGGACTCCTGCTCACGTTTGTCGTGGCCTACGCCGTCGTGATTCGTCCCCTGCATTGGCCGCTCGTGACGGCCGGGACACTCACATATTTGGCGTTATTCTGGTTACTTTCAGCCGAGCACTGGACGTTGGATATGCTTTACTATGCTGGGGCCGGGCTGGCTGTGTGTGGTTACGTGCGAGCTGTCAAGTTTACGGCCCATGATGGACGCTTGGTTTGA
- the cdaA gene encoding diadenylate cyclase CdaA, with protein MMTTLIHWLGQSWLSALIDLVLVFFVVYEVLKLLKGTRAAQVAIGIAIVALLYQASHWLRLPTLEFVIRHSLLYVGFAAVVLFQNEIRTAFARFGTNLRLPARFGWRAPKSPVAQYEDVLLAVTTFAAKKTGALIVFERQDDLDEYIARGVKLDALVGYDLLINIFNPEAPLHDGAVIIRQGRIAAASCFLPLTLNPRLSKDTGTRHRSAIGVTEESDAFVIVVSEETGMVSCVEGGQIKRGLGIREVRAQLSRALNTPTGQATPVRRRRRTIMDDASNVDFLTAEPRSETSETPSTGTPALIGEGQRSRLSERGALDLAAIWRQGQHWSAWLGEKARVLIVENFLLKLIAALMTSALWLSATKQDAIPFVLRGVPINYQGLREDLVIANGSDVQEVTLRVRGPRDVVERLRPESFVVTVPLDGKSPGDRVILLREDARIEKPTGVEILEIEPARITLSLERQVEQQVEIKPNFRGVLPVDREVAEYQVTPPVTKLRGPEALVYALQSVGTETIWLNTHDRSFTERYKVDVKDPRIAIIGAQEVEVRVAIRPIIVRRRLEIVLDVPGTPPTRIEVTVEGPKSVVEKLRARDFQVTVGKELVSERPPRRSVVVTPPADVADQVQIVNVNPGEVVNRAP; from the coding sequence ATGATGACGACACTGATTCACTGGCTTGGGCAATCCTGGCTCTCCGCCCTGATTGACCTAGTGCTGGTGTTTTTCGTCGTATATGAGGTCTTGAAGCTCCTCAAGGGAACGCGGGCCGCCCAGGTGGCCATTGGCATTGCCATTGTGGCGTTGCTTTACCAGGCCTCCCACTGGTTGCGCTTACCGACGCTGGAGTTTGTCATTCGGCATAGCCTGCTCTACGTTGGGTTTGCCGCGGTCGTGCTGTTTCAAAACGAAATCCGTACTGCCTTCGCCCGATTTGGAACGAACTTACGGCTTCCAGCTAGGTTTGGATGGCGTGCGCCCAAATCTCCGGTGGCGCAGTACGAGGACGTGCTGCTGGCGGTGACGACCTTTGCCGCAAAGAAAACCGGTGCGCTGATCGTGTTTGAACGTCAGGACGACCTGGATGAGTATATTGCTCGCGGCGTCAAACTCGATGCGCTCGTGGGCTATGACCTGCTGATCAACATCTTCAATCCAGAGGCTCCGCTCCATGATGGCGCCGTGATCATTCGTCAGGGACGTATTGCCGCCGCAAGTTGCTTTTTACCGCTGACGCTCAATCCACGGCTGTCGAAAGACACCGGGACGCGCCACCGCTCGGCAATTGGGGTCACTGAGGAAAGCGATGCCTTTGTCATTGTTGTCTCTGAAGAGACTGGGATGGTGTCGTGCGTCGAGGGCGGCCAGATCAAGCGCGGGCTTGGCATTCGGGAAGTTCGGGCGCAACTGTCACGCGCCTTGAATACGCCGACCGGTCAGGCGACGCCGGTCCGGCGGCGGCGGCGAACCATAATGGATGACGCCTCAAACGTGGATTTTCTAACCGCCGAACCGCGAAGTGAAACCAGCGAGACGCCATCCACCGGTACACCAGCGCTGATCGGCGAAGGGCAACGCTCGCGGTTGAGTGAACGCGGAGCGCTCGATCTGGCAGCCATCTGGCGACAGGGTCAGCACTGGTCAGCCTGGTTAGGTGAGAAAGCGCGGGTGCTGATTGTCGAGAACTTCTTACTCAAGCTCATCGCTGCGCTCATGACCAGCGCCCTGTGGCTTTCGGCAACCAAGCAAGACGCGATTCCGTTTGTCTTGCGTGGCGTTCCGATCAATTACCAGGGCTTGCGGGAAGACCTCGTCATTGCCAATGGCAGTGATGTGCAAGAAGTTACCTTGCGGGTGCGTGGTCCGCGCGACGTGGTTGAGCGCCTGCGCCCTGAGTCGTTTGTGGTCACCGTCCCCCTGGACGGCAAGAGTCCGGGCGACCGGGTGATTTTGCTCCGTGAAGACGCAAGAATCGAAAAACCCACCGGGGTTGAGATTCTCGAAATTGAACCAGCGCGGATTACCCTGAGTCTGGAGCGCCAGGTGGAACAGCAAGTCGAGATCAAGCCAAACTTTCGTGGGGTGTTGCCGGTTGACCGGGAAGTGGCCGAGTACCAAGTAACGCCGCCGGTGACAAAGCTGCGCGGGCCGGAGGCCTTGGTCTATGCCTTGCAGTCAGTCGGCACTGAGACCATTTGGCTCAATACCCATGACCGATCCTTTACCGAACGCTACAAAGTGGATGTCAAGGACCCACGAATCGCCATTATTGGCGCGCAGGAAGTCGAAGTGAGGGTAGCGATTCGGCCGATTATCGTCCGCCGGCGTCTGGAGATAGTTCTGGATGTGCCCGGCACACCCCCAACGCGCATCGAGGTCACTGTGGAAGGGCCGAAGTCAGTTGTTGAGAAGCTACGCGCGCGCGATTTCCAAGTGACCGTCGGGAAGGAGCTGGTATCGGAGCGTCCGCCCCGGCGGTCCGTCGTGGTGACGCCTCCCGCCGATGTCGCCGACCAAGTGCAGATTGTCAACGTCAACCCCGGCGAGGTTGTCAATCGCGCGCCCTGA